Proteins found in one Plasmodium sp. gorilla clade G2 genome assembly, chromosome: 14 genomic segment:
- a CDS encoding rRNA (adenosine-2'-O-)-methyltransferase, putative gives MVANSVDVLNLLINFSTNNNIKEYDDELIRNFFSEIILLLIQDEDKNKLCKDVNNYIVNEVLKKEEEYNNKGDIKNKNMKDGNNNNNKKKKKKECDKRSDGKYGNNLEIIILFIDCLFKKYWNELFYNNNNNIDIDISWVYKILQLKEGEKNKYSSVLLNFLKNILIKIQEENPEFSVIIFLLNHIQIKIQNHIKENHDKNKYLFYKKWNNKLTELSSKGFHEYSYKNVSDDLYVQREVSECNEYEKENNTHNNDNNNNNNIINNDDNINSDNINSDDNINCDNINSDDNINIIHSKLINIITHTNQNKSYKNFLSTFNLNFEYLCVLFILYLEDEKSNQKKNSSTYQSDVKDVYENKILKEININNNYNEEIIIIKLINYILYHIVLINDKNMRNILIKDFSFVVKEYIYPAHVFEKICLNVIELMYFVLTYDMFEKSMINNDIHLIQNDNNNNNIINNNNINNNNINNNNINNNDSVEETSQNYDHKKVYMGNKDNESILYIYYKYMITIYSTDILNTDEYLLNDIYNFIILYIDYIYNESFIEKSYINDIRYYFLFFNKGYMNENVLKKLLYIFNTLINILNKTKNFNNEVSRFIKVWNYFECIIRCIENFSVHLLKSNWFKIVDLINIVSSIKVIYHNKYETDKNIYDVCDEYNEDICIHMKNVNKKNNKNKKNDINQNCDDDINQNCDDDINQNCDDDINQNCDDDDINKNDDDDIINQNCDNNINRIHNFENLLFFDHIDYYIFQTCAIRSYNNINKYMMNNKKIKKGQYNIQNEINFVIYIDYIILKLNEYLIWLLLIHKNDSVIRYSLCGLLDYENKNNIEISNFINKNNDKIKCIEEKLSSNEKKINILTFINSISDHFLFNIFFIHIVKPTLFIKGDMLYYESRIKNFIMSKILYKQKYSYHYLLKFIICLNHINYYYINLRIILETLLQSINIYNNENTNDNKNNNNNNNNNNKKDSYISHHHTFSGIFTFYNMIIINKENTKNFKNFKNFKNYLNIENIIKKQNIYPNKFYYPYNIYNNQNIHNIIMNIIKNIKNISFSRRNDILFIILEIMIKMNDVLNIFTNFKNYSIFLNLFEDSFFQEHLKSFQVIFRINQHHLLKDIHIQKEKKNHNVIKNNKNKIYNEYQVQSDYIPLHQDISDKPTKILFIKNSKNVLLNHFIDLLNEHIYFNKYLYYYGYMRLFHLMLIQGGEDDNKSDLREEIHIVEYYNENYDIKSNNLKEKYINNDDNHCNSLISILICYIIKNNLFYYFNKSCLLNLIHNNIKKFKDFIFKNNSILTQNIDTHNNYNNNNLINCYKFYKYIESLFLYLDTLEYININEQYISSQNMIHYYNSDYPYKQHTTHNKNNIHVNNKMNHIIYNEDYKNHVDNNKLLNLGSINIENLKEYSSLFDDVKELYDACCDYLMYIGNKDNTKYDNTNNYHNIKLILILSFLSNIYNIYNPGKWNKELNFKIQDLSLKRLNNIKFRHSNKYSLNNYDDKFNYYKYKYFYNCFFCCGSSMSLNEEEMYMYFEKIINDIEISKDELVYIYLIIKNYMIPYIYSTPNDDIMSSSIYKMKEIKKKKKMIIFKLLFKQTDILIDRFSVCKYPVHLMELVFLTLFHPLLIRFEINNFIDIEDKDSNVCDMRKKNEEIISTYKYCYDERNQSDNNNTYRENNTHDKNNNNINDNNNNISDNICDNICDNICDNISDDSFFLLNYVRKILERGKTKLSITRNIVIPMLTSYFYNLINYDDIIYIKEEYLNKFIEVIVEILMYKEYVLLDGKKNFTNESFKIKEYNNLLLNNFINEKICNYLINKLDRNEDILFPSELYQVHQTPIFLRILTLIFLINLFNILDSTYLSSIKLCQTREDKYEKSSFNKKKKKILYIYEILIIYILKKIDNKNIYHMNNKGYNEIKSSCNNNNENNNENNSFVIKQNNEKEKIPPLPSSHGHNIQLRGLQALCMLSKYFKHLKKKNRKKIISYINIILIYDHLNNTRQYLEYFCLAISHSSFVLMYPYLIKYLSHNNVNNQLTITSLIICAYLFLKTKFSNYSFEQLYINSYAEICSIKQNKKNILTNNVPVINKKESKLKRRAQDKKVKHIINELVKKNKNDVSGIVQAVKNLKNINTHKSDNKRYNDNYVTNKNILHNFDNKKYDNQLEKKKKKKKPIYDNKKYKNHNYKMNKLQMEEKNDSIQNSDLQNIQNDYFYSEHIFNCLLKLLYGIVSLCSSHSAVIRSISQFIVYKFIKLKGTIHLNPFFSSLFSYIKYNKDCKRIRKKIKSQFNYWNVNRFDNIRFLLPTENYSYNHFDEDINYNNANTFSHILYNNELVMSYTFIDKFKQVVQQEMSFMIFNIDIEKEKQAAKNNKLINEQNVSLNIINSIYEHNMRTQIESEQVKVGSSKNVYSDITDETHMGPNNSVDIKGDGVDIKGDGVDIKGDGVDIKGDGVDIKGDGVDIKGDGVDKHTTISSNEDNTNNITTISSEINYDVFSLENIIEQNKNNYQKKFDPISNIIEINNEFRKNYLNKKKRNDLIVIASLIEKIPNLAGLCRTCEIFNVKKLLIDNINIIKDYQFQKISSTANKWMNIKELKKSDIINYIIKKKKKYSIIGLEQTHNSQKLNHFIFPKKCILILGDEKEGLPSSILMFLHHCIEIPGQGIIRSLNVHVSAAITIYEYFKQQI, from the coding sequence ATGGTAGCCAACAGTGTAGACGTTTTAAATTTACTAATAAACTTTagtactaataataatattaaagaatatGATGATGAGTTAATtcgaaattttttttctgaaattattttattattaattcaagatgaagataaaaataaactgTGTAAAGatgttaataattatattgttaATGAAGTTCTAAAAAAGgaagaagaatataataataaaggagatataaaaaataaaaacatgaaagatggaaataataataataataaaaaaaaaaaaaaaaaagaatgtgACAAAAGGAGTGATGgaaaatatggaaataacttagaaattataatattgtttatagattgtttatttaaaaaatattggaatgaattattttataataataataataatatagatatagatatatcttgggtatataaaatattacaattaaaagaaggagaaaaaaataaatattcttcTGTTTTgctaaattttttaaaaaatatattaataaagataCAAGAAGAAAATCCTGAATTTTCAgtaatcatttttttattaaatcatatacaaataaaaatacaaaatcatataaaagaaaatcacgataaaaataaatatcttttttataaaaaatggaaCAATAAGCTCACTGAATTATCATCAAAAGGTTTTCATGAgtattcttataaaaatgtatcaGATGATTTGTATGTTCAAAGGGAAGTGTCTGAATGtaatgaatatgaaaaagaaaataatacacacaacaatgataataataataataataatattattaataatgatgataatattaatagtgataatatcaatagtgatgataatattaattgtgataatatcaatagtgatgataatataaatattatccaTTCTAAacttataaatatcataacacatacaaatcaaaataaaagtTATAAAAACTTTTTGAGTACATTCAATTTAAACTTTgaatatttatgtgtattatttattttatatttggaAGATGAAAAGAgtaaccaaaaaaaaaattcgtCCACATATCAAAGTGATGTCAAGGatgtatatgaaaataaaatattaaaagaaattaacataaataataattataatgaagagataataattattaaattaataaattatattttatatcatatagtTCTgattaatgataaaaatatgagaaatattttaattaaagatttttcttttgtagtaaaagaatatatatatcctgcacatgtatttgaaaaaatatgtttgaaTGTTATTGAGTTAATGTATTTTGTTCTTACATATGATATGTTTGAAAAAAGTAtgattaataatgatattcaTCTTATTCAAAAtgacaacaacaataataatattattaataataataatattaataataataatattaataataataatattaataataatgacagTGTTGAAGAGACCAGTCAAAATTATGATCATAAGAAGGTATATATGGGAAACAAAGACAATGAatctattttatatatatattataaatatatgatcaCTATATACTCTACagatattttaaatacagatgaatatttattaaatgatatatacaattttattattttatatatagattatatatataatgagagttttattgaaaaaagttatataaatgatataagatattattttttattttttaataaaggatatatgaatgaaaacgttttaaaaaaattgttatatatttttaatacacttattaatatcttaaacaaaacaaaaaattttaataatgaagTGTCACGTTTTATAAAGGTATGGAATTATTTTGAATGTATTATTAGATGTATTGAAAATTTTTCTGTGCATCTTCTAAAAAGTAATTGGTTTAAAATAGTCGATCTTATAAACATTGTCAGTTCTATAAAAGtgatatatcataataaatatgaaactgataaaaatatttatgatgtGTGTGATGAATATAATGAGGATATATGTATCCATATGAAgaatgttaataaaaaaaataataaaaataaaaaaaatgatataaatcaaaattgtgatgatgatataaatcaaaattgtgatgatgatataaatcaaaattgtgatgatgatataaatcaaaattgtgacgatgatgatataaataaaaatgatgatgatgatattataaatcaaaattgtgataataatataaatagaatACATAACTTTGaaaatcttttattttttgatcaCATAGattattatatctttcaAACATGTGCTATTCGTAgctataataatattaataaatacatgatgaataataaaaaaataaaaaaaggacaatataatatacaaaatgaaataaattttgttatatatatagattatataatattaaaattaaatgaatatttaatatggTTGTTGCTGATACATAAGAATGATTCTGTTATAAGATATTCCTTATGTGGATTATTAGATTatgagaataaaaataatattgaaattTCAAATTTcattaataagaataatgataaaattaaatgtatagaagaaaaattatcatctaatgaaaagaaaataaatattttaacttTTATAAATAGTATAAgtgatcattttttatttaatatattttttattcatattgttaAGCCTACGTTATTTATTAAAGGAGATATGCTATATTATGAATCAaggataaaaaattttattatgtctaaaatattatataaacaaaaatattcttatcattatttattgaaatttattatatgtctAAATCATATTAATTACTATTATATTAACCTTAGAATAATTCTAGAGACACTACTTCaatcaataaatatatataataatgaaaacacaaacgataataaaaataataataataataataataataataataaaaaggatagTTATATATCACACCATCATACATTCAGTGGTATATTTAccttttataatatgattattattaataaggaaaatacaaaaaattttaaaaattttaaaaattttaaaaattatttaaatatagagaatataataaaaaaacaaaatatatatcctaacaaattttattatccatataatatatataataatcaaaatattcataacattattatgaatattataaaaaatattaaaaatatttcatttagTAGAAGAAATGatatactttttattatcttagAAATTATGATCAAAATGAATgatgtattaaatatttttacaaattttaaaaattattctaTCTTCTTAAATTTATTTGAAGATTCTTTTTTTCAAGAGCATTTAAAAAGTTTCCAAGTTATTTTCAGAATTAATCAACATCATCTTTTAAAAGATATTCAtatacaaaaagaaaaaaaaaatcataatgttataaaaaataataaaaataaaatatataatgaatatcaAGTCCAAAGTGATTATATCCCATTACATCAAGATATTAGTGATAAACCTACaaaaattttgtttattaaaaatagtaaaaatgtattattaaatcATTTTATAGACTTATtgaatgaacatatatattttaataaatatttgtattattatggATATATGcgattatttcatttaatgtTGATACAAGGAGGagaagatgataataaatcgGATTTAAGAGAAGAAATACATATTGtggaatattataatgaaaattatgatataaaaagtaacaatttaaaagaaaaatatattaataatgatgataatcattgtaattctttaatatccattcttatttgttatattataaaaaataatttattttattatttcaataaATCATGTCTCCTTAAtcttatacataataatataaaaaaattcaaagattttatttttaagaacAATTCGATCCTTACACAAAATATAGATACAcacaataattataataataataatttgataAACTGCtacaaattttataaatatatagaatcccttttcttatatttagaTACActggaatatataaatataaatgaacaatATATATCCTCTCAAAATAtgattcattattataatagtgACTACCCATATAAACAACATACAACAcacaacaaaaataatattcatgtaaacaataaaatgaatcatattatatacaatgaagattataaaaatcatgttgataataataaactatTAAATTTGGGAtcaataaatatagaaaatctAAAGGAATATTCTTCTCTTTTTGATGATgttaaagaattatatgatGCTTGTTGTGATTATTTGATGTATATAGGAAATAAAGACAACacaaaatatgataatacaaataattatcataatataaaattaatattaatcttgtcttttttatcaaatatatataatatatataatccagGCAAATGgaataaagaattaaattttaaaatacaagatttatctttaaaaagattaaataatataaaatttagacattctaataaatattcattaaataattatgatgacaaatttaattattataaatacaaatatttttataattgttTCTTTTGTTGTGGTTCTTCTATGTCATTgaatgaagaagaaatgtatatgtattttgaaaaaataataaatgatattgAAATATCTAAAGATGaattagtatatatatatttaattattaaaaattatatgataccatatatatatagcacACCTAATGATGATATTATGAGTagttctatatataaaatgaaagaaatcaagaaaaaaaaaaaaatgataattttcAAATTGTTATTTAAGCAAACTGATATATTAATTGATAGATTCTCTGTTTGTAAATATCCTGTTCATTTAATGGAATTAGTATTTTTGACTTTATTTCATCCATTACTTATAAGATTTgagataaataattttatagacATTGAAGATAAGGATTCAAATGTTTGTGacatgagaaaaaaaaacgaaGAAATCATATCaacttataaatattgttatGATGAGAGGAATCAGAGTGATAATAACAATACATATAGAGAAAATAATACACacgataaaaataataataatattaatgataataataataatattagtgATAATATTTGTGATAATATTTGTGATAATATTTGTGATAATATTAGTGATGATagcttttttcttttaaattatgtaCGTAAAATTTTAGAGAGAGGTAAAACCAAACTTTCTATCACAAGAAATATTGTAATACCCATGTTAAcatcttatttttataacttaattaattatgatgatataatatatattaaagaagaatatttaaataaatttatagaaGTAATTGTTGAGATATTAATGTATAAagaatatgttttattagatgggaaaaaaaattttacaaatgaatcttttaaaataaaagaatataataatttacttttaaataattttataaatgaaaaaatatgtaattatCTTATAAACAAATTAGATAGGaatgaagatatattatttccttCTGAACTTTATCAAGTTCATCAAACAcctatatttttaagaatattaacattaatatttttaattaatttatttaatattttagatTCTACATATCTTTCATCTATAAAGTTATGTCAAACAAGAGAAgacaaatatgaaaaaagttcttttaataaaaaaaaaaaaaaaatcttatatatatatgaaatattaataatttatatattaaaaaaaatagataacaaaaatatttatcatatgaatAACAAAGGATATAATGAAATCAAAAGTtcttgtaataataataatgagaataataatgagaataattcatttgttataaaacaaaataatgaaaaagaaaaaataccCCCCTTACCATCGTCACATGGACATAATATTCAACTCAGAGGTTTACAAGCTTTATGTATGTTaagtaaatattttaaacatttaaaaaaaaaaaacaggaaaaaaattatttcttatattaatattatacttatttatgatcatttaaataatactCGTCAATATTTAGAATATTTCTGTCTAGCCATTAGTCATTcttcttttgttttaatGTATCCatatttgataaaatatttatcacataataatgtaaataatcaGCTAACTATAACATCACTAATTATATGTGCATATCTATTTTTAAAAACGAAATTTTCGAATTATTCTTTtgaacaattatatattaattcatatGCTGAAATTTGTTctataaaacaaaacaaaaaaaacattttaacAAATAATGTACCtgtcataaataaaaaagaaagtaaATTAAAGAGAAGGGCACAGGATAAGAAAgtaaaacatattattaatgaacttgtgaaaaaaaataaaaatgatgtcAGTGGAATTGTTCAAGCTgtaaaaaatttgaaaaatataaacacacATAAAAGTGATAACAAAagatataatgataattatgttacaaataaaaatattctacataattttgataataaaaaatatgataaccagttggaaaaaaaaaaaaaaaaaaaaaaaccaatttatgataataaaaaatataaaaatcataattacaaaatgaataaattacAAATGGAGGAGAAAAATGATTCTATTCAAAATAGtgatttacaaaatatacaaaatgattatttttattctgaacatatatttaattgtttattaaaattattatatggtaTTGTTTCTTTATGTTCATCTCATTCAGCTGTTATAAGAAGTATATCTCaatttattgtatataaatttataaaattaaaaggtactattcatttaaatccttttttttcatctcttttttcatatataaaatataataaagattgTAAAagaataaggaaaaaaattaaaagtcAATTTAATTATTGGAATGTAAATCGTTTTGATAATATACGTTTCTTATTACCTACagaaaattattcatataatcatTTTGATGAAGACATAAATTATAACAATGCTAATACATTTTCTcatattctatataataaCGAACTTGTTATGTCATATACTTTTATAGACAAATTTAAACAAGTGGTTCAACAAGAAATGTCTTTTATGATCTTTAATATTGATATAGAAAAGGAGAAACAAGCagctaaaaataataaattgatAAATGAACAGAATGTGTCactaaatattattaatagtatATATGAACACAATATGAGGACACAAATAGAAAGTGAACAGGTTAAAGTGGGATCCTCTAAAAATGTGTATTCTGATATTACAGATGAAACTCATATGGGTCCTAATAATAGTGTTGATATAAAGGGTGATGGTGTTGATATAAAGGGTGATGGAGTTGATATAAAGGGTGATGGAGTTGATATAAAGGGTGATGGTGTTGATATAAAGGGTGATGGAGTTGATATAAAGGGTGATGGTGTTGATAAACATACAACAATTAGCTCTAACGAAGACAATACAAACAATATAACAACCATATCCAGTGAAATAAATTATGATGTATTTAGcttagaaaatattatagaacaaaataagaataattatcAGAAAAAATTTGATCCAATTTCaaatattatagaaataaataatgagttcagaaaaaattatttaaataaaaaaaaaagaaacgaTTTAATTGTTATAGCATCCTTAATTGAGAAAATACCTAATCTTGCTGGCTTATGTAGAACATGTGAAATATTTAATGTCAAAAAATTACTtatagataatattaatataattaaagatTATcaatttcaaaaaatatcatCCACTGCTAATAAATGGATGAATATTAAAGAATTGAAAAAAAGTGATATCatcaattatataataaaaaaaaaaaaaaaatattctatcATAGGATTAGAACAAACGCATAACAGTCAGAAATTAAATCATTTCATTTTTCCTAAAAAATGTATACTTATCTTAGGAGATGAAAAAGAAGGTTTACCTTCATCTATTCTTATGTTTTTACATCATTGTATTGAGATACCTGGACAAGGAATTATAAGATCCTTGAATGTTCACGTTTCTGCAGCTATAACTATATATGAGTATTTCAAGCAGCAAATATGA
- a CDS encoding diphthamide synthesis protein, putative: MNDIVERYELKLLINIILNNNYKNVAIQLPDCMLKDSLCIINLLKNEFQKYNKEIIVNEAIKNNSNKENDNNGSINTNDNNGSINTNDNNGSINTNDNECSPYCCKEKKSEEDIHTNENKKNNWNNDKMDDDKGNIKSSIHIDNVDNNNDNNNNKNYNNNYNNYNNHVNLYILGDTTLNECCEDYVSAEHVEADFLIHYGISCQSFITPFIPSIYIFNKKKIENNFFLNISQYLKNENVLKQNKTSILLCDTSYAHVLPELFRCFFHKIEKNKNIHTDIKNNKEKEINGSLNFYRYNNKVIYNIDEKMYENKTFYKNIEDNINECNKNNLKNDNNRNNDDYYDNNEDDIIFTNVIVCLYRIANNINGKVCYGFFNNYVEFDINDKIEEKYLFMCGRLVFKVFYNMKNDMIVYKIIEKKKEEIQIKNKNYGDDDLINNNNMNLFIFSTDNKDFLNRCLLEYNNCNDIYIYDTKDIFIKDTRKILDKVLLKRYSLIEKCKQVNNVGILITNVNLEKNIEIRMLINYILRKNKKKCFTIVTNKLNAAKLENFYDIEIYILLTCPENNLLELKDFSKKIINPYEFFIAFNYIEWEGKYLFDFFQLLNISSIKKEYQAIHKNKYFLWNIDNEFYSLKDHDNDNKDEKQNIVQQNNSILEKYDHLIDTNLSISIEDQKQFITRFQEDSQMCTYFLNLLKENDKREYKGVDMNYNIDHVSHIVKGFDGIAQKYDTDVKHLKNNNTN, encoded by the coding sequence ATGAATGATATTGTTGAAAGGtatgaattaaaattattgataaatataatattaaataataattataagaatGTAGCTATACAATTACCTGACTGTATGTTGAAAGATTCTCTTTGTATTATTAATCTtctaaaaaatgaatttcaaaaatataataaagaaataatagtTAATGAagctataaaaaataatagtaacaaAGAAAACGATAATAATGGTAGtattaatacaaatgataataatggtagtattaatacaaatgataataatggtagtattaatacaaatgataatgaaTGCTCTCCTTATTGTTGTAAGGAAAAGAAAAGTGAGGAGGATATACATACaaatgaaaacaaaaaaaataattggaataatgataaaatggATGATGATAAAGGCAATATAAAAAGTTCTATTCATATTGATAATGTggacaataataatgacaataataataataaaaattacaacaataattataataattataataatcatgtAAACCTTTATATTTTGGGTGACACCACTTTAAATGAATGCTGTGAAGATTATGTAAGTGCTGAACATGTTGAAGCagattttttaattcattatgGAATCTCATGTCAATCATTTATTACACCATTTATTCCttctatatacatatttaataaaaaaaaaatagaaaataatttttttcttaatatcagtcaatatttaaaaaatgaaaatgttttaaaacaaaataaaacatcCATACTTTTATGTGATACTTCTTATGCACATGTTTTGCCTGAACTGTTCAGgtgtttttttcataaaatagaaaaaaataaaaacatacatacagacataaaaaataacaaagaGAAAGAAATTAATGGgtctttaaatttttatcgttataataataaagtaatttataatatagatgaaaaaatgtatgaaaataaaacattttataaaaatatagaggataatattaatgaatgtaataaaaataatttaaaaaatgataataatagaaataatgatgattattatgataacaatgaagatgatataatatttacaaatgTTATTGTTTGTCTTTATAGAATAgctaataatataaatggaaAGGTGTGTTATGGTTTCTTTAATAATTATGTTGAATTCGATATTAATGATAAGattgaagaaaaatatttatttatgtgtgGACGTTTGGTTTTTAaagttttttataatatgaaaaatgacATGattgtttataaaattattgagaaaaaaaaagaggaaatacaaataaaaaataaaaattatggaGATGatgatttaattaataataacaatatgaatctgtttatattttctacTGATAATAAAGATTTTTTAAATAGATGTTTgttagaatataataattgtaatgatatatatatatatgataccaaagatatatttataaaagataCAAGAAAAATACTTGATAAggttttattaaaaagataTTCATTAATAGAAAAATGTAAACAAGTTAATAATGTTGGTATATTGATAACAAATGttaatttagaaaaaaatatagaaataagaatgttaattaattatattttaagaaaaaataaaaaaaaatgttttactattgttacaaataaattaaatgctGCTAAGTTAgaaaatttttatgatattgaaatatatatattattaacatgtcctgaaaataatttattagagTTAAAagatttttcaaaaaaaattattaatccATATGAATTCTTTATAgcatttaattatatagaatGGGAAGGAAAATAtctatttgatttttttcaattattaaatatatcttctataaaaaaagaatatcaagctatacataaaaataaatatttcttatgGAATATAGATAATGAATTTTATAGTTTAAAAGAtcatgataatgataataaggatgaaaaacaaaatatagtTCAACAAAATAATTCAATACTAGAAAAGTATGATCATTTAATAGATACTAATTTATCTATATCAATAGAAGATCAAAAACAATTTATAACGCGCTTTCAAGAAGATTCTCAAATGTGTacgtattttttaaatttattaaaagaaaatgataaaagaGAATACAAAGGTGTTgatatgaattataatattgacCACGTCTCACATATAGTAAAAGGATTTGATGGAATAGCACAAAAATATGATACTGATGTCAAGCATTTAAAGAACAATAACACGAATTAA